One region of Juglans microcarpa x Juglans regia isolate MS1-56 chromosome 7S, Jm3101_v1.0, whole genome shotgun sequence genomic DNA includes:
- the LOC121241378 gene encoding E3 ubiquitin ligase BIG BROTHER-related-like, with product MRSSTSMMNQQRAEVDAEMEGNAVTATTYYNLQRLMRLYTERPQRTLASPIIQVLRQENPSLDSMLNTLLETGEVDTQSQDLYVREDETQSQGLSHDQISLLPISKYECDFISGKDSGDERCVICQMEYKRGEQQMTLPCKHVYHATCGTKWLNINKACPLCQTKVFFDVSKDKA from the exons ATGAGGTCTTCTACATCAATGATGAACCAGCAGAGGGCTGAAGTAGATGCAGAAATGGAAGGAAATGCAGTCACCGCAACTACTTATTACAATCTGCAGAGACTAATGCGCTTGTACACAGAGA GACCACAGAGAACGCTTGCTTCTCCTATTATTCAG GTCCTTCGTCAAGAAAACCCCTCTCTTGATTCTATGCTCAATACG CTTCTAGAAACAGGTGAAGTTGATACTCAAAGTCAAGATCTTTATGTAAGGGAAGATGAAACTCAAAGTCAAGGTCTTTCTCACGATCAGATTTCTTTGCTCCCGATTTCAAAATATGAGTGTGATTTCATTTCAGGAAAGGATTCCGGAGATGAGAG ATGTGTGATTTGCCAGATGGAATATAAACGAGGTGAACAACAGATGACACTTCCTTGCAAACATGTCTACCATGCTACTTGTGGAACCAAATGGCTCAACATCAATAAG gCTTGTCCCCTATGTCAGACTAAGGTGTTCTTTGATGTGTCAAAAGACAAGGCATGA